One window of the Cryptomeria japonica chromosome 7, Sugi_1.0, whole genome shotgun sequence genome contains the following:
- the LOC131059947 gene encoding calmodulin-like protein 3 has translation MPSILDVDESIIEGNWYYGCLFSPKKSTTTEAFFITGVDRKYHDIADDEKSKHTIAGSKKLLREESGNSSSPCFESSDSSSPKIFMEGAEEEDKCLACMFRTLDEDGDGRVSSDEIVRFLERLSLEIPKEEVELAVRSVSACGDEFLTAIEFDEFYRILFSNEEEVDIVKDEEKAICEAFNVFDQNGDGFISATDLADVLSRLGFVEGKDVSCCESMIESVDYNGDGFVDIHEFRHLITRTSSASHPCLQCVAAV, from the coding sequence ATGCCTTCAATCTTGGATGTTGATGAGTCTATCATTGAGGGCAATTGGTATTACGGTTGTCTCTTCAGTCCTAAGAAAAGCACTACCACTGAAGCATTTTTTATTACTGGTGTGGATAGGAAATATCATGACATTGCTGATGATGAAAAATCCAAGCATACCATTGCAGGGAGTAAGAAACTATTGAGAGAAGAAAGTGGTAATAGTAGTAGTCCATGTTTTGAGTCAAGTGATTCCAGTTCACCTAAAATCTTCATGGAAGGTGCAGAAGAGGAGGATAAGTGTCTTGCTTGTATGTTTAGAacattggatgaagatggtgatGGAAGAGTTAGTTCAGATGAGATTGTGAGGTTTTTGGAGAGATTAAGTCTGGAAATACCCAAAGAGGAGGTGGAATTAGCTGTGAGATCAGTGTCTGCATGTGGTGATGAGTTTCTCACTGCCATAGAGTTTGATGAGTTTTATAGAATTCTATTTTCAAATGAGGAAGAAGTTGATATTGTGAAGGATGAGGAAAAGGCAATCTGCGAGGCATTTAATGTATTTGATCAAAATGGAGATGGGTTTATCAGTGCAACGGATTTAGCTGATGTTCTGTCCAGACTAGGATTTGTGGAGGGGAAGGATGTGAGTTGCTGTGAGAGCATGATTGAGAGTGTGGATTATAATGGAGATGGGTTTGTGGATATTCATGAGTTTAGGCATTTAATCACCAGAACTTCTTCTGCTTCGCATCCCTGTCTTCAATGTGTTGCTGCAGTCTGA